Proteins encoded together in one uncultured Desulfosarcina sp. window:
- a CDS encoding NAD-dependent epimerase/dehydratase family protein → MIIGSGMLARSFTPAFAQCKNVCIYAAGVSNSSCLDDREFSRERQRLENAIGQNTDVHTFVYFGTCSIADPEARNTPYVQHKIAMEQLVAKHPQSLILRLPQVAGITPNPHTLLNFIYARIARSERFNLWRLAKRNIIDVTDVVLISQHLIANRSLRNTTINIANKSSYPMTDIVSTMGHVVGKHPIYDLVEQGADYAIETQDISPLLEKARVHFGSDYLEKVLAKYYHEKI, encoded by the coding sequence GTGATCATTGGTTCAGGTATGCTAGCCCGTTCATTTACACCGGCATTCGCGCAATGTAAGAATGTATGCATATATGCTGCGGGCGTTTCCAATTCAAGTTGTTTGGATGATCGTGAATTTTCGCGTGAGCGTCAACGCCTGGAAAACGCCATAGGGCAAAACACAGACGTTCATACTTTCGTCTATTTTGGGACCTGCAGCATCGCAGACCCGGAAGCGCGAAACACGCCATATGTTCAGCATAAGATTGCCATGGAGCAACTGGTTGCTAAACATCCTCAGAGTCTAATTTTACGTTTGCCACAAGTAGCCGGTATAACACCGAATCCGCACACTTTATTAAATTTTATTTATGCACGAATCGCACGCAGTGAGCGCTTCAACCTTTGGCGATTGGCCAAACGCAATATCATTGATGTTACGGATGTGGTTTTGATTTCGCAGCACTTGATAGCAAACCGTTCATTACGAAACACCACGATAAACATTGCCAACAAATCCAGCTATCCGATGACTGACATCGTCAGTACGATGGGTCACGTGGTGGGAAAGCATCCGATATACGACTTGGTTGAACAGGGGGCTGACTATGCCATAGAAACTCAGGACATATCTCCACTACTGGAAAAAGCCAGGGTACATTTCGGTAGCGACTATCTCGAAAAAGTCCTTGCGAAATATTATCATGAAAAGATTTGA